CACCTGCTCTCCTGTTGCGACCAACACATCCATTTCTCGCGGATCAGGGGTGGCTTGAATATCGTTGGCCAACGCAATCAGGCGATTAGTCTCACCGCTCATTGCGGAAACCACTATCACCATGTCGTGACCGTTGTCTCGAAAGCCTGCAATTTTTGCGGCTATCGCTTTGATTTTGTCGGTGGTACCTACCGAGGTACCACCAAATTTTTGAACGATTAAACTCATCGAGGTTTATGCCTCTTTCCTGAGAGCTGTATTTAGCCGGGTAATATTGATTCCAGCTGTTAGAAAATCCATATCGACAAATCGGACTTATCGATTTAACTGGAAATGTTCGCCTCAACCCAAGGTACAACGCTTGCCATAGCCTCAGGCAAGGCAGACACCTCAGAGCCTGCACCCTGCGCCATATCAGGTCTTCCACCACCTTTACCGCCAACTTGTTGCGCGACCATTTTAAGAATATCCCCGGCCTTGATACGGTTGGTTGAATCAGCACTTACGCCAACAGCAAATGCGATCTTGTCGTCATTCACGGCCGCGAGCACTATGGCACAACTGCCGAGTTTGTTCTTAAGCTGGTCGAGGGTATCTCTTAGTGATTTACCGTCAACACCTTGCAGCGTCTTGGTCAGCACTTTGATACCCTTGACGTCCACCGATTCGCCGAGCCACTCATCCGCAGATGCGGCAGCGAGCTTGCTCTTGAGTGCTGCCAATTCCTTCTCGAGTTGCTTGTTATGGTGTAAAACCTGTTCCAGCTTGTCGGTTACGGTTTCGGGTGTCGACTTAAGGGTGGCGTTAATGCTATTCAAAATCGAGGTTTGATGTTCTATCACATCCAAGGCTTTTTGCCCGGTGTAAGCTTCAATGCGACGTACACCGGCCGCGATACCACTTTCGGAGATCACGCGGAGTAATCCAATATCCCCGGTTCGGTTAACATGTGTACCGCCACACAGCTCCACTGAAAAACCGTCGCCCATGGTAAGTACACGTACTTCGTCTCCGTATTTCTCGCCAAATAACATCATTGCGCCTTTATTTTTGGCGCTCTCCATATCGCACAACTCAGTTGTAACTGCGGTATTTTTTCGAATTTCGGCGTTAACAATACGTTCTATTTCTAACAGTTCTACGGGCTTTACCGCTTCAAAATGAGAAAAATCAAATCTCAGACGTTGCGAGTCGACCAAAGAACCCTTCTGAGAGACGTGCTCTCCCAAAACCTGTCGTAAGGCGGCATGCAAAAGGTGAGTGGCGGAGTGATTTAACGCCGTAGCGTTACGAACTTCTGCATCGACAGTCGCGAGCACTTCATTGTCTTCAGCGATGCTGCCACTCAACATCACCCCAATATGCAAGTGATTACTGCCACTTTTCAGGCAGTCTCTCACTTCAAAACGACCTGCGACGGTAGATATAAAACCGGTATCACCCACCTGGCCTCCAGACTCCCCATAAAATGGCGTTTGAGCCAAAACTATGACGCCCTCGTCACCTTCGTTTAACTGGTTAACCTTTTCTTCGCCTTTATAAAGCGCGACTACTTTACCCGACTCCTCCAGCTGGGAGTAGCCTAAAAATTTTGTACTGCCCTCAAGATTCAAATGCGCGGTGTAATCCACTTTGAACGAACCAGATGCACGTGCTCGCGCTTTTTGTGCTTCCATTAAACGCTCATAACCAGGCATATCGAGCGTTAATTCCCGCTCGCGGGCGATGTCATTAGTCAGGTCTACCGGGAAACCATAAGTATCGTAGAGGGTAAATACGGTTTCACCGGGAATTTCACAGCCTTGCAACTGTGCCAAACTGTCTTCAAGAATCGCCATACCTTTGTCAAGTGTTTTAGCGAACTGCTCCTCTTCACCCAAAAGCACCTTGGCAATTTGCAGTTGTTTTTCTTTTAATTCAGGGTATGCCCTCCCCATCTGAGCAACAAGCGCTGGCACCAATTTGTAGAAAAACGCATCATTTTGACCTAATTTATGGCCGTGACGAATGGCTCGGCGCATGATACGTCGCAATACATAGCCACGCCCCTCGTTGGAAGGTAATACGCCATCGCACACCAGAAAAGCGCACGAGCGAATATGGTCAGCAATGACCCGCAACGATTTATTTTCGAGATCTTCACAATGGGTTTCAGCGGCAGCAGCATTTAGCAGTGCCTGAAAAAGATCAATCTCATAATTACTGTGTACGCCCTGCATAACAGCAGCAATGCGCTCGAGCCCCATACCAGTATCTACAGAAGGCTTCGGCAAAGGGATCAACGAGCCGTCTTGTTGGCGCTCGTACTGCATAAACACCAGATTCCAGATTTCAATGTAGCGATCAAGATCATCATTTTCGCTTCCGGGCGGCCCACCGGGAACATTTGCCCCATGATCATAAAAAATCTCTGAGCTGGGGCCACATGGGCCTGTGTCTCCCATCTGCCAAAAATTATCTTCATCCAGGCGAGAAAATCGATCGGCACTGACTCCCACTTCCTTCAGCCAGATGTCAGCGGCTTCATCATCGCTGATGTGCACGGTTACCCAAAGTCGCTCCGGAGGCAGCCCAAGCACCTCTGTGAGAAACTGCCACCCGAACCGAATTGCGTCTCGTTTAAAATAATCACCAAAACTGAAATTTCCGAGCATTTCGAAAAAGGTGTGGTGCCGCGCTGTGTAGCCGACATTTTCTAGATCGTTATGCTTTCCCCCAGCGCGAACACAACGTTGCGAACTGGTGGCGCGACTGTATGTGCGTTTTTCAGCGCCAAGAAAAACGTCTTTAAACTGAACCATTCCAGCATTGGTAAACAATAATGTTGGATCATTCCCAGGTACCAGCGAACTGCTTGGTACGATCTCATGGCCCTGCTCGGCAAAATAGTTTAAAAACGCATCGCGTATTTCAGCACTTTTCATAATGTTCAGAAAATTAACTCTTGGCAGATAATTAAAAAATAAAGTAGATGTTTAAGGGGCTATTTCATACCCAGGGAGCCTTCGGCAAATGTTTTATTACCTAAAATATGGAGATGTAGGTGGAATACTGTTTGCCCGGCAGCTTCGCCATTGTTGATGACTACACGGAATGCTTCATCGACCCCAAGGTGGCGGGCGATCTCTCCAACAGAGAGCATTAAATGCCCCAACAGGGCCTTATCGTCTTCTGTTGCATCCACAAGGCGCGGAATGGGTTTGCGAGGAATCACCAATACATGAGTAGGCGCCTGGGGATGAATGTCCTTGATACAGATACATTGGTCATCCTGGTAGACGATGTCTGCTGGAATTTCGCCATTGATAATTCGCGTAAACAGGGTTGGTTCGCTCATGCGGCTGAATCCTCGATTCTTATTGACGGGTGTACTGTTCCTTTTCTTCCAACGTAAGTTCGCGTGCTTCAGTCTCCAGCATCACGGGTATGCCATCTCGAATTGGGTAGGCGAGCGCGCTTGTTGCACACACCAGTTCCTGCTTGTCTTCAACATACTCCAGAGGAGCCTTACTCACAGGACAGACAAGAATGCTGAGCAATTTTTGATCAATCATATTAACCCTCTTCGCTTTTTATGACGAGCTACCCGCAAGCGGGTATTTTTGGAGGGCGAATGTTACACCGGACCGGCCGCAATGTCTCTAATACCCCACCGGTCGCACCAGTTTCCATTCGTTGCGTTGAAACGTATCAATCATGCGCGGTTGGTCGCTCGGGCAGCACGAGCGCGGGGTCAAGGCGTTGTTCAAACCAGTTAATACGCCAATCGAGGTGCGAACCGGTAGCGCGGCCAGTTGCCCCCATCTTGGCGATTAACTCGCCCTGCTTGAGGCGCTGCCCCGGTTTGACCAGGATTTCGCTGAGGTGAATAAACGTGGACGAGATACCATAGCCATGGTCGACAATCAGAGTACCACCGGAATAGTACATATCGTTTACAGCCAATGTGACGACTCCGCCGGCTGGCGCATAAATTGGCGTACCCACAGGCCCAGCGATATCCAAGCCATAGTGCGGCCGTTTAGGG
The DNA window shown above is from Alteromonadaceae bacterium 2753L.S.0a.02 and carries:
- a CDS encoding alanyl-tRNA synthetase; its protein translation is MKSAEIRDAFLNYFAEQGHEIVPSSSLVPGNDPTLLFTNAGMVQFKDVFLGAEKRTYSRATSSQRCVRAGGKHNDLENVGYTARHHTFFEMLGNFSFGDYFKRDAIRFGWQFLTEVLGLPPERLWVTVHISDDEAADIWLKEVGVSADRFSRLDEDNFWQMGDTGPCGPSSEIFYDHGANVPGGPPGSENDDLDRYIEIWNLVFMQYERQQDGSLIPLPKPSVDTGMGLERIAAVMQGVHSNYEIDLFQALLNAAAAETHCEDLENKSLRVIADHIRSCAFLVCDGVLPSNEGRGYVLRRIMRRAIRHGHKLGQNDAFFYKLVPALVAQMGRAYPELKEKQLQIAKVLLGEEEQFAKTLDKGMAILEDSLAQLQGCEIPGETVFTLYDTYGFPVDLTNDIARERELTLDMPGYERLMEAQKARARASGSFKVDYTAHLNLEGSTKFLGYSQLEESGKVVALYKGEEKVNQLNEGDEGVIVLAQTPFYGESGGQVGDTGFISTVAGRFEVRDCLKSGSNHLHIGVMLSGSIAEDNEVLATVDAEVRNATALNHSATHLLHAALRQVLGEHVSQKGSLVDSQRLRFDFSHFEAVKPVELLEIERIVNAEIRKNTAVTTELCDMESAKNKGAMMLFGEKYGDEVRVLTMGDGFSVELCGGTHVNRTGDIGLLRVISESGIAAGVRRIEAYTGQKALDVIEHQTSILNSINATLKSTPETVTDKLEQVLHHNKQLEKELAALKSKLAAASADEWLGESVDVKGIKVLTKTLQGVDGKSLRDTLDQLKNKLGSCAIVLAAVNDDKIAFAVGVSADSTNRIKAGDILKMVAQQVGGKGGGRPDMAQGAGSEVSALPEAMASVVPWVEANISS
- a CDS encoding histidine triad (HIT) family protein; translation: MSEPTLFTRIINGEIPADIVYQDDQCICIKDIHPQAPTHVLVIPRKPIPRLVDATEDDKALLGHLMLSVGEIARHLGVDEAFRVVINNGEAAGQTVFHLHLHILGNKTFAEGSLGMK